The window TACCGGTGCCGATGGCGCGGATCAGGTGCTGGATCTCCGCATTGGCGAGGACCCGGCGCAGCTGCGCCTTCTCGACGTTGAGCACCTTGCCGCGCAGAGGCAGGATCGCCTGGGTCTGGCGGTCCCGCGCGAGCTT is drawn from Euzebyales bacterium and contains these coding sequences:
- a CDS encoding toprim domain-containing protein, with amino-acid sequence MPIREELLSEQMCELYVVEGDSAGGGSKLARDRQTQAILPLRGKVLNVEKAQLRRVLANAEIQHLIRAIGTG